Genomic window (Deltaproteobacteria bacterium):
GCCGGATTCATCGATCTTAACGCATTAGATACGCTAAAGACCTGTGTAGATAGGATGATTGAGGATACCTCATCATGCTGTCTTTTGCCTGAACCTCCTATTTTATGTTTTAAGCCCATGCAAACAACTTGTTCAGATTGCCATGCTCAACTTAATGTGCTGAAGACTCGGGTAAAATCGGCTCTTACCATGCATATTGGCCCATTTATTGCCCATGAAACGCTTCTTCACTGCAAGCGGTGCGGGGCTGAAACGGTTTATGCTTCCGATGATCTACACAAATTGGTGCCGGATCGTTGCACATTTGGTTATGATGTTTCGGTCCACGTCGGCAAAGCTCTCTTTCTCAGGCATCGCAATACCAGGGAAGTCATTGATGAGCTGGCAGCCAAAAACATCCCGATAAGTGCCAGCGAAATTGATTACCTGGGAAAAAAATTCATTGTTTACCTCGCCATAGCCCATCGACAACGCGCTGATAAAATCAAAGCAGCCATGCAAGTAAAAGGCGGATATGTTTTGCACCTGGATGGTACCTGTGAGGGTAACAGCCCGTTATTAATGACCGGATTGGATTCTATCTCGGAAATTGTCTTGGGCAACGTGAAACTCCCCTCTGAAAAGGCAGACAAAATCATCCCTTTTTTACGTGAGATCATTAGCATGTTTGACTACCCTCTTGCCGTTGTTCATGACATGGGCCGGGGCATTTTGAAAGCTGTTGCAAAGGTATTGCCTGACACACCTGACTTTGTTTGTCACTTTCATTTCCTCAGAGACATTGGCAAGGACCTGTTTGGAAATGAGTACGCCATAATCAGAAACCGATTAAAAAAACACGGAATCACTTCAAGGCTACGGCAGAGAGCAAGCGCACTGAAAAAGATCATGGATGACAATCCTTGCCTGATCGATGCGTTTTACTGCCATGTTGAAAACCCATCAGGCAGGCCGGAGGCCACCGCCGGGCTCTCTCCGGCAGTTATCGCATACAGTCTTATTCAATGGGCTTTGGATGGTAAAAATCAGGGCAAAGGATATGGTTTTCCATTCGATCAACCCCTTGTCGCGTTTGCCCAAAGACTTAACGTTGTTTATGCGCAAATCAATCGGCTGAAAAATGTTCGATCAAACGATGCAAGAAATGACCACAAAGCGCTTGTCAAGGTCTCAGGCGATCTTAAGCAAGTCATTAGCGATACTGTTTTATGCCAGACGATTGCCGAAATTGAATCAAAGATCAAGGTTTTTGAGAAACTTCGGGATGCCATGCGAATCGCTCCAAAGTCAGGATGCCAGGGGCTTAACTGTGATGGCGTGGATACGAACATCCAAACCATCGAAAAGAGGGTCAAGAAATTCCACGACTGGCTCAGCAATCATGACAAGTTTTCAAAGAACACGGATTACGGGAAGCTCATTGCGCAATTAGACAAATACTGGGAAAAACTGTTCGCCGATCCTATTGACATTAAAACTGCATTTGGCAAAGTTACAATACAGCCACAACGAACTAACAATATAATGGAGCGTTTTTTTAGGGACCTGAAACGGGGAAACCGTCGAAAGACAGGTAACAACTCCATGTCCAAAACACTCCAGGCGATGCTTGCAGATACGCCTTTAGTCAAAAATCTCGAAAACCGCCAATATGTAAATGTCTTGCTCGATGGCAAGGCTACTTTGGAAGAACTGTTTGGGACCATTGATAACAAAGCTGTACGAAAAGAATTACAGAATGTCAAAAAATCTGTGGATAAAGTTCCAGCCAAAATCAAAAAGATTATTGCTAAGCCGATGTTTTCTGAGATAATCCAAAATATCTTAAACTGATGCCATAATTGATGCTAAATAAGTCAAAATCCAACTGAATTTTGTGGCCATAGGTGATTTTCAACACACCATCCTTGTAAGCGGCATCCACCTTGTCTTTTTCAACCTCAGCAGGAAGGCGAATCGAGCGGGAAAAGGCCCCATAGCTTCGCTCGATACCGTGAAAGTTTTCGTCCTTTTCTTCCTTCTCCTGCTTCCGTTCCCCGCGAATGCTCAGAATGTCACCGGTGATGGTGATGTCGATGTCTTTGGCATCCATGCCAGGAACCTCTGCCTTGACGACAACTTTGTTGGCGGTTTCCGACACATCCACGGACGGTGCCCACGCGCCTTCCGCACCGGAAGGCCTGAAAGGCCACCCCTCAAAGAACCGATCGAAGAGCCTGTCCATCTCGCGTCTGAAACCGGTCAGTTCGCTACGCCGGCTCCACGGTACCAAACTAGAATTTTTCATACTATCACCCCCTTTCCCTGTTTTGCTTTTGATGGTTAGGCTATCGGCCCATACAGATCTCTTATGGCTTTAACAAATGAGCAACTGCCGTGCCAATCAAATTAACTTATTGATATTTCAAGCTCTTGATAATTTTTAATGAATGGCACTCGGAACTGTCAGTTCCGGTTTCCGTGGAAGAAAGTTCGATGTCCTCTCTGATAGAGCGGTGAGCGGGATTTAACCTATTGAAATAGTGAGAGATTCAACTAAGAGAACTCCAGGTTCCACTTTTGCCCATACCAGAATTACAGATTCTTATTTACGGATTGGCGCCGAGAGTTGGAAGGGTTTCGACCTCTGAGCAATCTACCCGTTGCCTTCGTCATGACGAATTATCAATCTTTTCGGTCGGACCATTGGCATTCAAGATCTTGAGCTCCAGAGGTCTTGTGGTATCGAGATGGACATCCCTCTGTGGGAAAGCAATGACGATGCCAGCTTCACGGAAGAGGCCATCAATGCGGAATCGCACATCGCTTTCAATTATGCGACGCTCCATAATTCGAATCACTATAATCCAAAAATATGCATGAAATACGAGAGAGTTATCCCCGAAATCACTGAAAAGCACAAAAGGCTCAGGTACCTTGAGAACACTTCCGTGGCCGAAACGGCTTTAATCATAAGACGTTTCACTTCACGTACAGGGGACCCATAGGCTACTCCAACGGTGATGCGGGCCCGGATCATCTTGTCTGAGAGAGTCCAATTTGTTATATTTTTTTCCAAAAAAGTGCTATTCGGCACCAGGATATGTATATTGCCAGCCGTTCGTATGCGTGTGCACCGTGCGCCAATCTCTTCAACTTTAGCGAAGTTCCCTTCTATTTCGACCAGGTCGCCTATCTTAATCGGCCGCTCAGCCATGATAATGAATCCGCTGATGAAATTGTTGATGAGGTTCTGGGCGCCAAAACCGACACCAATGGCAATAGCACCACCAAGGAAAGTAAAAGCCGTAAGGGGAATGTTAACCATGCGCAAGCCAAAGAGAATGATCAACAGGAAGCCGAGGTAATAGATTATCTTTTCAAGTGCGGCGGCGGCGCTTGCTTCCAGGTTCATTCGAGGCAGGAGACGGTTCCTCATGACCCGGATGAAGTGCTTAACCATGAAAAGACCCAAGACTAAAATCAACAGGGCGATCACGACCTTTCTCACCGTCACAGCCTGGTCATCAATCACCCATAGTTCAAAGTTCCAGACATCTTTTGCCTTGCTTCCCACGGCCAGGACCGTCTCCCACAACGCAACATGCTCACGCCTTGAAACAATTTCATCCAAAAGTCTGTGACTTGGCTCTTTAGTGGCCAGCAGCATTGATAGATACTCAAGGCTTCGTTCAGCCAACTTTTGAAGAGCCTGCCGCTGTTCCTGTAAATGTTGTCTTATCTCCGGATTTACGGCCTCTTCCGAAACTTGTTTTTCTAAAGCTGCAATCTGAGACTGTAAGTTGGTCCCGTAACTCTGTTGCAGAGACAATACCCCATCAATGCTCTTGATTTGAGTCTCGGCATCTCTCCGCCAGACATCAATCTGTTCATGACTTGCCTCATCTTTGACAAGCTCATAACGTCTTTTCCAAACCTGCTCCCTCTGATTTATGAGATGCAACATATGCTCGGTCTGCTCCAAAACCCTTTGATAGGTTTCGCGCCATGTCACCCGTGCTTTAAGGAAGGCAGAGGCTATGACAAGCTCGCTTTCATTCCTGGCATCTGATATCTTTTGCTGGGCCAGGAGCCATGCGGTCTCTATCTGTCTCTGTTCGCGCAGCAATTTTCCCCGGCGTTCTTGTAATTCAGCCCTCTTTTTTTCAAGGCTCTGCAGCTGCTTTTCCAGATCACTTTGCTCAAAATGGAGGCGGCCGCGCACCCAGCTGACGCTCTGTTGTCCGATATCTGTTTCCAGTTCTGCTAGCCGGAGTCTTGACTGAAGGTTTTCAAGATTTACTTTTTGAAAATCGAGGATCGCATGAGCCAGTTCCACATCCAATGTCCCTTGTTCAAGATCCCATCTGAATTTACCTGAGTCTTTCCCAGTTTCTGCGGTTTTTGTTTGTTCCTTGAGGCGGCGCAAGGTCTTTTCCGCCTCTTGAAGCCTCAGCCTGGCATCTTCTACGGCTCTTTCCGCTGACCTTTTTCCCAACTCAGCCGCTTCCTTTTCTTGTTTGGAAGCGGTCATTTCATCCAGGAGGTGATCATAAAAACTCAAAGAATACGGTGGCTTTTGGGAAAGTCCAACCTGTTGCTGCGCTTTTCGCTTCTCCCGTAAGAGATCCTCTTCCTTATACAGAGTTGCCTGCTCCTTTAAGGCAGTGAGAAGGCGTTGATACATTATATGAGTCTCTCGCAGTTCAGCAGTACGGGCCTGCAGATCGAAAAGTGACACCCCAAACTGCTGCGCTGTGTTATCATTCTCAGCAGCTTCGGATACCTTTATACGCTCTTGAATCTCCTTTATTTTATTCTCTGCCACGGTGGGAGTCATCCCAGAAGACACCTCTTCATTAGTGACTCTCCCGGGCGATTCTTCGGCTGAATCCGCCAGCGGCATGCCAAGCCACAAGAGCATCAGAATTATAATGAGGGGAACAATCAGGCTGGGATTTCCCAATCGCTCTAGCGCTGGCAGCTTGTTTTCGCTGTGCCCTCGAAATTTTCGGTTTGTCTGCTTTTCTTTAAATGGGTAATGCATAGTCATCTCCAAAAAAAAGCTTAACAAACTCACTTTGCCATGAACTATTCCGCTCCGCGGTCACCACTCACAAGGACGAGAAATCTCTTATTCTTTTCCGCACTATCGCCTCGCTAACCATAGGAAAGCAAGGGTGTAACTCGCCTCTGTCTCCAACGATCAATAGGCGCTTCTATTGCATAATAAACGACCAACGAAGCGAAGAAGACAGCCAGCAGCAACAGGATAAACGGATATTCTTCTTCAAAATACTCTTCAAAGACTGCAATTATGAGGAAGTGGATGATATAGATTGGATAGGAAATGTTGCCGAGAAACCTGTCTAGCCTGCTGTCCTTTGTAAGATTGAATATGAGTGGCATGGATAAGAACATAGTGAAAGCAAGCAGTGCCAGCGAGAATTTCTCGTTTATTTCGTTGTAGAAAACAAGCACGGCCAGCAATGTTGTCCAACAAATCAACCCCAGTGAATATTTCCTTCTATACTCTTTGATCCGGGTGAAAAGAAAATAGCTGAAATAACCGATAAGAAAAAGACACAATTCAGCGGGAAAGAATCTTCGCAAAAACAAATCATATTCCGGACCTTTTGAAACAATAAAAAGACGCAAGGCAAGGCTCAGGATGAAGATCGCCCCCACCCAACGCATACTACGTCGCAAAATAAGGGGGGCTAACAGGTAAAAACATAATTCCAGAGAAAGAGACCACGCTTGCGGGACTAACATGTAGCTCCAGGCTTTTACTGAGGCCGTTCCATTTGGCGCCCAATAGAAGGAGTAATTCGTGGTGTCTATGCCAAGCAGAAACAGCATTTCCTGCCCCAGCACCGCTACGTTTGCCCACAAATACAATACGGCCATGAACACACCGTGTGTAAAGACTTTCTTAAACTTATCAATGTAAACAAATATGCCCACATCAAAAGCATAGAGAACTCCGAACGACAGAAATAACATGAACAAATACGTTGGAAATAGACGCAGCAACCTATTTGTATAAAAAACAAAAACGCTGCACGTCTTGTATTTCTGAGCAAGAATCAACGACATATAAAAGCCGGATATCATGAAAAAGGCCTGAACCGCAACCTGTCCGGGTATGATACTGATATCGAATGCATCCGCATGCGACATCAAAACGGCAAAGGCAAGAAATAAACGAATCGATCCCATTCACCCCACCAGCGGACGAGGAATGATGTTGACGGAAATCACCGGAGTTTCACCTCTCGTGGAATTCATAGTCATCCCTTCGGCGCCTGCGTCTCTTGTTGTTTTTGCCCTTTCCACTGTTATTTATCTCAATCCCTCGCACCCTATTTTTTCGACACTGCGGGCAGCGTTTTGGTCTGTCGAAACCGCGAGCAATAAAACGCGCCTGTTCGGCAGCCGTGAAGCCAAATGCGTTTCCACATTGTATGCACGCCATGATCTTATTTTTCATCCCGGTCTTCCTTAGCAAGCTTCTAAACCTCCTTCATGAAGATCATCTTGTGGTCACTTTTTCGATAGAAATCATGCAGCACACAAACCACACGATAGCCGCATTTCTCATAAAAAGATCTTGCGGCTGCGTAGGCCGCGGTTGACGAGGTGTCCACGTAGATACGCCTTGCCTTTTTCCTGACGACAAACGCTTCCATGCATTCAAGAAGCCTCCCTCCAATCCCTTTTCTTGAAAATTTCTCGTCCACTACGATCCAATAAACGTCGTAACAATTATCCGTCATCGG
Coding sequences:
- a CDS encoding transposase, which gives rise to MQTTCSDCHAQLNVLKTRVKSALTMHIGPFIAHETLLHCKRCGAETVYASDDLHKLVPDRCTFGYDVSVHVGKALFLRHRNTREVIDELAAKNIPISASEIDYLGKKFIVYLAIAHRQRADKIKAAMQVKGGYVLHLDGTCEGNSPLLMTGLDSISEIVLGNVKLPSEKADKIIPFLREIISMFDYPLAVVHDMGRGILKAVAKVLPDTPDFVCHFHFLRDIGKDLFGNEYAIIRNRLKKHGITSRLRQRASALKKIMDDNPCLIDAFYCHVENPSGRPEATAGLSPAVIAYSLIQWALDGKNQGKGYGFPFDQPLVAFAQRLNVVYAQINRLKNVRSNDARNDHKALVKVSGDLKQVISDTVLCQTIAEIESKIKVFEKLRDAMRIAPKSGCQGLNCDGVDTNIQTIEKRVKKFHDWLSNHDKFSKNTDYGKLIAQLDKYWEKLFADPIDIKTAFGKVTIQPQRTNNIMERFFRDLKRGNRRKTGNNSMSKTLQAMLADTPLVKNLENRQYVNVLLDGKATLEELFGTIDNKAVRKELQNVKKSVDKVPAKIKKIIAKPMFSEIIQNILN
- a CDS encoding Hsp20/alpha crystallin family protein, with translation MKNSSLVPWSRRSELTGFRREMDRLFDRFFEGWPFRPSGAEGAWAPSVDVSETANKVVVKAEVPGMDAKDIDITITGDILSIRGERKQEKEEKDENFHGIERSYGAFSRSIRLPAEVEKDKVDAAYKDGVLKITYGHKIQLDFDLFSINYGISLRYFGLSQKTSA
- a CDS encoding mechanosensitive ion channel, with the translated sequence MHYPFKEKQTNRKFRGHSENKLPALERLGNPSLIVPLIIILMLLWLGMPLADSAEESPGRVTNEEVSSGMTPTVAENKIKEIQERIKVSEAAENDNTAQQFGVSLFDLQARTAELRETHIMYQRLLTALKEQATLYKEEDLLREKRKAQQQVGLSQKPPYSLSFYDHLLDEMTASKQEKEAAELGKRSAERAVEDARLRLQEAEKTLRRLKEQTKTAETGKDSGKFRWDLEQGTLDVELAHAILDFQKVNLENLQSRLRLAELETDIGQQSVSWVRGRLHFEQSDLEKQLQSLEKKRAELQERRGKLLREQRQIETAWLLAQQKISDARNESELVIASAFLKARVTWRETYQRVLEQTEHMLHLINQREQVWKRRYELVKDEASHEQIDVWRRDAETQIKSIDGVLSLQQSYGTNLQSQIAALEKQVSEEAVNPEIRQHLQEQRQALQKLAERSLEYLSMLLATKEPSHRLLDEIVSRREHVALWETVLAVGSKAKDVWNFELWVIDDQAVTVRKVVIALLILVLGLFMVKHFIRVMRNRLLPRMNLEASAAAALEKIIYYLGFLLIILFGLRMVNIPLTAFTFLGGAIAIGVGFGAQNLINNFISGFIIMAERPIKIGDLVEIEGNFAKVEEIGARCTRIRTAGNIHILVPNSTFLEKNITNWTLSDKMIRARITVGVAYGSPVREVKRLMIKAVSATEVFSRYLSLLCFSVISGITLSYFMHIFGL
- a CDS encoding acyltransferase, whose protein sequence is MGSIRLFLAFAVLMSHADAFDISIIPGQVAVQAFFMISGFYMSLILAQKYKTCSVFVFYTNRLLRLFPTYLFMLFLSFGVLYAFDVGIFVYIDKFKKVFTHGVFMAVLYLWANVAVLGQEMLFLLGIDTTNYSFYWAPNGTASVKAWSYMLVPQAWSLSLELCFYLLAPLILRRSMRWVGAIFILSLALRLFIVSKGPEYDLFLRRFFPAELCLFLIGYFSYFLFTRIKEYRRKYSLGLICWTTLLAVLVFYNEINEKFSLALLAFTMFLSMPLIFNLTKDSRLDRFLGNISYPIYIIHFLIIAVFEEYFEEEYPFILLLLAVFFASLVVYYAIEAPIDRWRQRRVTPLLSYG
- a CDS encoding zinc-ribbon domain containing protein → MKNKIMACIQCGNAFGFTAAEQARFIARGFDRPKRCPQCRKNRVRGIEINNSGKGKNNKRRRRRRDDYEFHER
- a CDS encoding GNAT family N-acetyltransferase; translation: MPQDKDKIRLLIELRGTFNKNEIQIAMEVVGEALRHPEREEYHVFCAVDRTGSLVGFTCFGPIPMTDNCYDVYWIVVDEKFSRKGIGGRLLECMEAFVVRKKARRIYVDTSSTAAYAAARSFYEKCGYRVVCVLHDFYRKSDHKMIFMKEV